One Candidatus Zixiibacteriota bacterium genomic window, GCTCTCCGGCAGAATGCGAAAAGCTATCACCACGAACAGGTCCGTATTGAATTCGGCCAGTTGCTGGTGGAGTTTCTTGCTTTTAAGCGATTGAGGAGTCAGGACCGGCAAATCAAGATCATTGGCAAGACAACAGACATCAGTGGGACACTCATCACCTCGTCGCCCGCGTCTTTTAGACATGCCCGTTACCACCGCTTGCACTTCGTGCCGGCTGTTTTGGAGGGTTGCCAGCGGTTTGCACGCAAACGCAGGCGTACCCATGTAGATGATCTTCATGCGATGCCGGTCAGGCCGGGGCGCGGATATGATGCGGCTATATTGCTATAGACCGGGAAGAATCCGAAAAAGGCTCTTTACGATGCTGTCTTTATTTTACGAAGGCGGCCTTTGAGCAGGGTCCGGGTTAACGGTGACATGTGATCGATAAACAGCACACCCTGAAGATGGTCATACTCATGTAAAACCGCTCGTGCAGCCAATCCTGTGGCTTCGAGTTCGAATTCGTTTCCGTCCAGGTCGGTCGCTCTGACCTTTACTTTTCCGGGACGTGTGAGTCTCTGATAAATCCCGGGGAAGGACAAACAGCCTTCCTCCATTTCTTGCTCTCCCTCGGTTGCAATAATCTCGGGATTTATGAATACTCTCAGGGTTTCGGTAATGTCTACCGCCGACAAATCAACAATGAAAAGGCGTTTGAGAACGCCTATCTGGACCGCTGAAAGGCCCAGACCCTTTGCTTTTTTCAGAGTGTCCGACATATTGGACACTAAATCTTTGATTTCCTGGTCGATCTTTTCAATCGGCTCGGAAACTTCCCTTAAAACGGGTTCGCCGTAAGTTACAATCCGGCGCTCAGCCACGGCTGCTCCTAATTCAAGCTTCGACCCGACCGGCAATCGAGGATTTGAGGAACTCCATTTTAATTTCGCCAACCTTGAGGACGATGATCTTACGGTCGTCATCGATGGCGAATATGGTTCCGAACATCCCGCCGGAGGTCACTACTCTATCACCTTTTTTCAGCTCATTTAAAAGCTGTTCATGTTCCTTTTGTTTTTTTCGCTGCGGACGGATCATCAGCAGATACATCAGGACGAAAATCAGGCCGAACCAAATCAGGGTGATCATGCCACCACCGCCGCCGTCCTGTCCGCCAGCCATTAATATTGGCCAGTTGCTAATCAAAACTTCTCCTTATCATTATCGGTCAACTGCTCAATATCTGAACAGGCTAATATCTGGCCGACAAAGGTATAAGTCAACCGTTTGTTTGCCAAGCAATTGATTATAGAAATTAAACCGGACTATTTGGGCCCCGGTTCCCGGAAGACACAAAGCCGTCAGACAAAGACGCCTGACGGCGCAAAAACACTCAGCCCACGGACTCCTTGTCTTCCCGACGAATCCGTAGCGGCGGGGCGGAACCGTCCTTGCCCTCACCCATATACAAGGTAATGTTCGGGAAGGGAATCTCGATATTCCGCTCGTCAAACGCCGCCTTAAGCAACCGGTTGTAGGCACGCCTGATTTTCCATTGCTTGATCGGGAGGGTTTTGATACGCGCTTTAATAACCAGCGCTGAATCGCCGAACTGGTCCAAACCAAGAATTTCAATATCTTCCAGGATATAGTCTTTGTAGTTGGGATCTTGCCGCAGCTTTCCGCCGATCTCGGCCATCACTTCGATCACCTCGTCGATATCCTCGCGGTAAGCCACACCGATTTCCAGCAGGCAATAACTGAATTCCTTGGTCATATTGGTTACGACGGTGATGTTGGAGTTCGGGATATAGTGCACGTTGCCGTCAAGACCGCGAATTACCACCTGGCGGAGGTTGACTCTTTCCACGATCCCGCTCTTATCGGCTATCTCGACCACGTCACCCACGCGAATCTCATCATCCAGAAGAATGAAGAAACCATTGGCGACATCCTGAACAATGTGTTGGGCTCCGAAGCCGATCGCGATACCGGCGACGCCGGCGGCGGCCAGGAGCGGCCCGATTTCTATTCCGAGTTGCTGAAGGATCAACATAACCGCCACTGACAAAACAGCCAGACGCATCACCGTGCGGAACATGGAACCGAGCGTTTCAGCCCGTTTCAGATGTTCGTTATCATCGCGGACACGTTTGTATATTGCGGTTAACCGATTGGCTATGACACTCACGATCAGCAGGGCCAGGAATGTGAGAAGCAGTATTACTCC contains:
- the def gene encoding peptide deformylase, with the protein product MAERRIVTYGEPVLREVSEPIEKIDQEIKDLVSNMSDTLKKAKGLGLSAVQIGVLKRLFIVDLSAVDITETLRVFINPEIIATEGEQEMEEGCLSFPGIYQRLTRPGKVKVRATDLDGNEFELEATGLAARAVLHEYDHLQGVLFIDHMSPLTRTLLKGRLRKIKTAS
- the yajC gene encoding preprotein translocase subunit YajC codes for the protein MISNWPILMAGGQDGGGGGMITLIWFGLIFVLMYLLMIRPQRKKQKEHEQLLNELKKGDRVVTSGGMFGTIFAIDDDRKIIVLKVGEIKMEFLKSSIAGRVEA
- a CDS encoding mechanosensitive ion channel family protein — protein: MNPIEEVHIAWEDVIHWLTTQGIKLGVILLLTFLALLIVSVIANRLTAIYKRVRDDNEHLKRAETLGSMFRTVMRLAVLSVAVMLILQQLGIEIGPLLAAAGVAGIAIGFGAQHIVQDVANGFFILLDDEIRVGDVVEIADKSGIVERVNLRQVVIRGLDGNVHYIPNSNITVVTNMTKEFSYCLLEIGVAYREDIDEVIEVMAEIGGKLRQDPNYKDYILEDIEILGLDQFGDSALVIKARIKTLPIKQWKIRRAYNRLLKAAFDERNIEIPFPNITLYMGEGKDGSAPPLRIRREDKESVG